The DNA sequence CTCGAGACCTACGTCGACCTCATGGGCGTGGACGACGACGAGGCGCTCGACCGGCTGTCGCGCGCCCTGGGGAGGCCAGAGCTGCTGGAGGCCATCTACCGCGGCCTCTCCTCGGCGCTCGAGGAGGTGCAGGGCGAGCGCACCAGCGAGGACCAGCTCATGGACAAGCTGGCCAAGGGGGTGCAGAAGCGGCGAGGGCGGGTCAAGGCGGCGCCCAGCCACCCGGCCATCGCGGCGGTCCTGGTCCGCATCAACCTCGAGCTGGGCCTGGCCCCGGAGCAGATGCGGGCCACGCTGGAGAGCGACAAGGGGCGGGCCATGCTGGAGGGCGGCCTGTCGCGGCTCGGCAAGCACCTGGTGAGCGAGGTGCTGCGCTAGCCTCGCCCCGGCGCGGCCCGGGTCGATGCGACCCGTGGTCCGTCCAGACCCCGCCGCCGCCCCGGATCCCGCCGTGTTCGCGCCGGGTTGGTCGCCCTGGCGCTGGCACGGCCCTGGCTACCGACGCTCCCCGGCATGTCCCTCGCCCAGGCCACCCAGGCCGCCCTCGCCGCCGCCGCCGACTCGGTGGGCGGGCTCGACCGGCACGACGTGGTGGTGCGCCTGCAGCGCACCTTCGGCGCCCCCGGCTACCAGCCGCCCATGCTGCCGGAGGTGGCGCTCGAGGTGATGCAGCTGTCGCAGCGGCCGAACGTGAAGTTCGAGGAGGTGGTGACGCTGCTGCAGAAGGACGCGGTGCTGGCCGGCCGGGTCCTCTGCATCGCCCAGTCCTCCGCCTACGCCGCCCGCTCGCCCATCCAGACCCTGCACCAGGCCTCGGTGCGCCTCGGCCTCACCGCCATGCGCGACGTGGTGCTGGAGGCGGCCATCCACCTGAAGGTCTTCCGCGTCCCGGGCTACGAGGCGGCCATGGAGCGGCTGGCCCGCCACTCGGCGGCGGTGGCCCACGTCATGCGCGCCGTCTGCCGGCGCACCAACGTGGAGGCCGAGTACGCCTTCCTGTGCGGCCTGCTGCACGACGTGGGCTTCGCCGCCTCGCTGCTGGCGCTGTGCGACGACCCGGGCTGGCGCCGGGCCTCCTTCGAGGCGCTGGCGCCGGTGCTCGACGAGGTGCACGAGGAGGCCTCCGGCCTGCTGGCGCGGCTCTGGAAGCTGCCGGAGGGGATCCAGCGCATGGTGGCCACGCACCACGAGCCGGCGCCCGGCGGGAAGGTGGAGCTGGTCAACGCCACGCTCATCGTGGCGGAGCAGCTCTGCTGGGAGGCCGGCGCCGGCCTCGAGCCGCCGCCGCAGGACGCCACCGCCTTCTCCATGACCACGCCCGAGCCGCCCATCGAAGGGGTGGACGTCAACTGGAGCGGGCTGGTGGACGAGGCGCGCCGCCACCTGCGGCTCGACGACCTG is a window from the Anaeromyxobacter sp. genome containing:
- a CDS encoding HDOD domain-containing protein, whose product is MSLAQATQAALAAAADSVGGLDRHDVVVRLQRTFGAPGYQPPMLPEVALEVMQLSQRPNVKFEEVVTLLQKDAVLAGRVLCIAQSSAYAARSPIQTLHQASVRLGLTAMRDVVLEAAIHLKVFRVPGYEAAMERLARHSAAVAHVMRAVCRRTNVEAEYAFLCGLLHDVGFAASLLALCDDPGWRRASFEALAPVLDEVHEEASGLLARLWKLPEGIQRMVATHHEPAPGGKVELVNATLIVAEQLCWEAGAGLEPPPQDATAFSMTTPEPPIEGVDVNWSGLVDEARRHLRLDDLALAAARAEAFQIVERLGGAAPAPARPAARRA